The Candidatus Nitrosotalea sinensis genome contains a region encoding:
- a CDS encoding NAD(P)H-hydrate epimerase, whose protein sequence is MEITVKQMMQIEENGHQMGFFRKLMMENAGAITTRHIVERYPDLRSVKIFVFAGLGNNGGDAFVVARHIAAFDGNPTVVLLGNPDKIKTEEANSNWKILEKMNSINLIITSDPSKIMLDADVIVDGILGTGIYGKIREPYSSAIDLINKSNAFKLSVDVPSGLDPDTGIVHDKCVKADLTITYHKMKIGMPKGQDMCGTIVVEKIGIPPEAEIGVLS, encoded by the coding sequence ATGGAAATTACTGTTAAGCAAATGATGCAAATTGAAGAGAATGGTCACCAAATGGGTTTCTTCAGAAAATTAATGATGGAAAATGCTGGAGCTATCACTACAAGACATATTGTTGAACGTTATCCTGATTTACGATCTGTGAAGATATTTGTTTTTGCTGGATTGGGGAATAATGGGGGAGATGCCTTTGTTGTTGCTAGACATATTGCAGCATTTGATGGTAATCCAACTGTGGTCCTTTTAGGAAATCCTGACAAGATAAAAACAGAGGAAGCAAATTCTAACTGGAAAATTCTAGAAAAAATGAACTCAATAAATCTCATCATTACTTCTGATCCTAGTAAAATCATGCTTGATGCAGATGTAATAGTGGATGGGATTTTGGGTACTGGGATATATGGTAAAATCAGGGAACCGTATTCCTCAGCAATAGACTTGATAAACAAATCTAATGCCTTCAAATTATCTGTTGATGTGCCATCAGGACTTGATCCTGATACTGGAATAGTACATGACAAATGTGTAAAGGCTGATCTAACTATAACTTATCATAAAATGAAAATTGGAATGCCTAAGGGTCAGGATATGTGTGGCACGATTGTGGTTGAAAAGATAGGTATTCCTCCTGAGGCAGAGATTGGTGTATTATCTTGA
- a CDS encoding MBL fold metallo-hydrolase produces MKVHQLQVGNMQNFTYVVEDEETKESVIIDPSWDLDLVIDIIEKNNLKIKYVINTHHHFDHTVGNDAMVKYTKSKIIQHKSSTLKNDIPVSNGDKILFGKSELVVIHTPGHSEDSMCLIGDGKIFSGDTLFVGNCGRIDLPGGSGRELYHSLFDVLYKLDDNLILYPGHDYGNSPYSSIGKEKKTNFVLQPRTESEFLDFMGSD; encoded by the coding sequence TTGAAAGTGCATCAACTTCAAGTTGGCAACATGCAAAATTTTACATATGTTGTTGAGGATGAGGAAACAAAAGAATCTGTTATAATAGATCCCTCTTGGGATCTAGATCTTGTAATTGATATTATTGAAAAGAACAATCTCAAAATTAAGTATGTGATAAACACACATCATCATTTTGACCACACTGTGGGAAATGATGCGATGGTAAAATACACCAAATCTAAAATTATACAACACAAGTCATCCACCTTGAAAAATGATATTCCTGTATCCAACGGGGACAAAATACTATTTGGTAAATCAGAACTTGTTGTAATTCATACACCCGGGCACTCTGAAGATAGCATGTGTCTAATTGGTGACGGCAAGATTTTCTCTGGTGATACTCTCTTTGTAGGAAATTGTGGAAGAATTGATCTACCTGGGGGAAGCGGGAGGGAACTGTATCACAGTTTATTCGATGTCCTTTACAAACTTGATGATAATTTGATATTGTATCCAGGACACGATTATGGAAATTCTCCATACTCCAGCATTGGAAAGGAGAAAAAGACAAATTTTGTATTACAGCCTAGAACTGAATCGGAATTTTTAGATTTCATGGGCAGTGATTAA
- the cobT gene encoding nicotinate mononucleotide-dependent phosphoribosyltransferase CobT, translating to MSDIEILGNTQKGIEFIKRTEQKKFLFSLVISYTATSEIPGITIAGEHPDLIKFTGPADAEFIHYGYCRSISVIPMTPDGKPTPALLTKTALEAASIPSVIINAGSKLSPKLPFIDMNLDYGKNIGKEPALSLDDVGKAVEYGRIIGRFLGASTDCLIIGESIPGGTTTAMGTLAGLGVTGLVSSSMPQNPVELKNKVVKDALQRLNSTDPFEVISQLGDPMIPSVAGILSTASEITNVLLAGGTQMAAVLAFAKSIGFEGKNTAVGTTSYVVEDKSANLVETISQIFDIPILVARLKLAESQISGLKSYSEGFVKEGAGAGGASIGCMLKTGIDAISLLGLIEKEYRKIT from the coding sequence ATATCAGATATAGAAATACTTGGGAATACACAAAAAGGTATTGAATTCATCAAACGAACTGAACAGAAAAAGTTTCTCTTCTCTCTAGTGATATCATATACTGCAACATCTGAAATACCTGGAATAACCATAGCCGGTGAACATCCTGATCTTATAAAATTCACAGGTCCAGCAGATGCAGAATTTATTCACTATGGGTATTGCAGAAGCATATCTGTCATTCCAATGACTCCTGATGGAAAACCAACACCAGCACTGCTAACAAAAACTGCGCTGGAAGCAGCAAGTATTCCGAGTGTAATAATAAATGCTGGTAGTAAATTATCTCCAAAACTTCCTTTCATCGATATGAATTTAGATTATGGGAAAAATATTGGGAAAGAACCTGCTCTTAGTCTTGATGATGTTGGTAAAGCAGTTGAATATGGAAGAATAATTGGAAGATTTCTTGGAGCTTCAACTGATTGCTTGATAATAGGTGAAAGTATACCTGGTGGTACTACCACTGCAATGGGAACACTTGCAGGATTGGGTGTTACAGGATTGGTTAGTAGCAGCATGCCACAAAATCCTGTAGAATTGAAAAATAAAGTTGTAAAAGATGCACTGCAAAGATTGAACTCAACAGATCCTTTTGAAGTAATCTCACAATTAGGAGATCCAATGATACCGTCTGTTGCAGGTATTCTTAGTACAGCTTCTGAAATCACTAATGTTCTACTAGCAGGAGGCACACAAATGGCTGCAGTGCTTGCCTTTGCAAAAAGCATTGGATTTGAAGGTAAAAACACTGCTGTTGGCACTACTTCTTATGTCGTTGAAGACAAGTCTGCAAACCTTGTAGAAACTATATCTCAAATATTTGATATTCCTATATTGGTTGCAAGGCTTAAGCTTGCAGAATCTCAAATTTCAGGATTAAAATCTTATTCTGAAGGATTTGTAAAAGAAGGTGCAGGTGCTGGAGGCGCATCCATTGGTTGTATGCTAAAAACTGGAATTGATGCTATCAGTCTTTTAGGTCTAATAGAAAAAGAATACCGGAAAATTACTTGA